In Pedobacter heparinus DSM 2366, the following are encoded in one genomic region:
- a CDS encoding DUF1801 domain-containing protein, with amino-acid sequence MSNKKKVDEFLEKLDHPLKKEMAALRDVIMKASPEITEDVKWGGPSFYYKGDMATFGPRVKDAAVLVFHKAEGLGAGEVLEPASKGKAYAKFRSMAEVEAKSDDLQTIVRQWMQLMDKS; translated from the coding sequence ATGAGCAACAAAAAGAAAGTAGACGAGTTCCTGGAAAAACTGGATCACCCGTTAAAAAAAGAAATGGCTGCACTGCGCGATGTAATTATGAAAGCAAGTCCTGAAATTACAGAAGATGTGAAATGGGGCGGTCCGAGTTTCTATTACAAAGGAGATATGGCCACTTTTGGCCCACGCGTTAAAGATGCTGCAGTGTTGGTGTTCCATAAAGCGGAGGGGCTGGGAGCCGGAGAGGTACTTGAACCCGCCTCAAAAGGCAAAGCCTATGCTAAATTTAGAAGTATGGCAGAAGTAGAAGCAAAAAGTGATGACCTGCAAACAATAGTGAGGCAGTGGATGCAACTGATGGATAAAAGTTAA
- a CDS encoding phytanoyl-CoA dioxygenase family protein yields the protein MHNILNSQQIQSFITEGFVRVDNAFSIDLASEARHILWKDIPADPNDSSTWTHPVIWLGMYTQQPFVKAANTDVLHSAFDQLVGKGKWIPCMSMGAFPVRFPSVIDSGDTGWHVDAGFAGADPNDYFAARINVQSKGRGLLMLFLFSDVGERDAPTRLLKGSHLDVAGLLEPEGEEGLSFMELASRTSELPNREEALATGRAGTVYLCHPFLVHAAQRHRGIEPKFMAQPPLLLRSDFNIEGLGPFSPVEEAIRVALGY from the coding sequence ATGCACAACATCTTAAATTCACAACAAATACAATCATTTATTACAGAGGGCTTTGTTCGCGTTGACAATGCTTTTTCTATTGATCTTGCCAGCGAAGCAAGACATATCCTATGGAAAGACATTCCAGCTGATCCAAACGATAGCAGTACATGGACGCATCCGGTCATTTGGCTGGGTATGTATACCCAACAACCCTTCGTTAAGGCTGCCAATACTGATGTACTTCATAGCGCATTCGATCAACTGGTTGGTAAAGGCAAATGGATTCCCTGCATGAGCATGGGTGCTTTTCCGGTTCGTTTCCCATCAGTAATTGATTCAGGAGACACAGGCTGGCATGTTGATGCTGGTTTTGCCGGGGCCGATCCAAACGACTATTTTGCAGCACGCATTAATGTACAGTCGAAAGGCCGGGGCTTGCTGATGCTGTTTCTATTTTCGGACGTCGGTGAGCGGGATGCCCCGACCAGACTGCTAAAAGGTTCACATCTGGATGTTGCCGGATTGCTGGAGCCCGAGGGTGAGGAGGGCTTATCTTTTATGGAATTGGCAAGCAGAACATCAGAGTTGCCCAACAGAGAAGAAGCTCTGGCCACGGGAAGGGCCGGAACAGTATATCTCTGTCACCCATTTCTGGTTCATGCCGCACAGCGGCATCGTGGTATAGAACCTAAGTTTATGGCGCAGCCGCCGCTGTTGCTCAGAAGCGATTTTAATATTGAAGGCTTAGGACCGTTCAGCCCTGTTGAGGAAGCCATCAGGGTAGCGCTAGGTTATTAG
- a CDS encoding chromate transporter: protein MEKELTVKPAYSRTELTTYFLKLGTWGFGGPVALVGYMYRDLVENKKWITEEEYKEGVALAQLAPGPLAAQLGIYIGFVHYGLIGATLAGLAFVIPSFIMVVLLGMAYKLYSGLPGMQAVFYGVSAAVIGIIAISAYKLTLKSVSSLKPDAIKSNWLLWLFYLAGIVVTVITQQESILLFVACGLIYMMVKAPPKWIKKPSTVPSVLLMGIGFWEYKGKTVEEIWWFFLKAGTFVFGSGLAIVPFLHGGVVNEFGWLNEKQFVDAVAVAMVSPGPVVITVAFIGYLVAGFPGACIAALATFLPCYIFTVSFAPSFKKIAKNQSIKAFVDGITAVVIGALVGAVIIIALRAIVDLPTLMIAILSMLALIYIKKIKEPQLILLAAIIGILIKGF, encoded by the coding sequence AGTGGGTTATATGTACCGTGATTTGGTAGAGAATAAAAAATGGATTACAGAAGAAGAGTATAAGGAGGGCGTGGCCTTGGCGCAGCTGGCACCTGGCCCACTGGCAGCGCAGCTAGGCATATATATTGGTTTTGTCCATTACGGACTGATTGGCGCTACTCTTGCTGGACTTGCTTTTGTTATCCCTTCCTTTATCATGGTTGTACTTCTTGGAATGGCTTATAAACTTTACAGCGGCTTACCGGGTATGCAAGCGGTATTTTATGGAGTTAGTGCCGCAGTTATTGGGATTATTGCCATCAGCGCCTATAAATTAACCCTGAAATCTGTGAGCAGCTTAAAACCGGATGCCATAAAATCCAATTGGTTATTATGGTTGTTTTATCTGGCGGGTATAGTGGTTACAGTGATTACCCAACAGGAAAGCATTTTGTTATTTGTTGCCTGTGGATTGATTTATATGATGGTTAAGGCTCCGCCTAAATGGATAAAAAAACCTTCCACAGTTCCTTCAGTACTATTAATGGGTATAGGTTTTTGGGAGTATAAAGGCAAAACAGTAGAGGAAATCTGGTGGTTCTTTCTTAAGGCAGGTACTTTTGTATTTGGCAGCGGGTTGGCGATTGTTCCTTTCCTTCACGGCGGTGTAGTTAATGAGTTTGGCTGGCTCAACGAAAAACAGTTCGTGGACGCTGTAGCGGTGGCCATGGTTTCTCCAGGCCCGGTGGTCATTACTGTTGCTTTTATTGGTTATCTGGTTGCCGGTTTTCCGGGTGCTTGTATTGCTGCACTGGCCACATTTCTTCCTTGCTATATCTTTACTGTTTCCTTTGCGCCATCTTTTAAAAAGATTGCTAAAAACCAAAGCATCAAAGCCTTTGTTGATGGCATTACCGCGGTAGTAATCGGCGCATTGGTTGGTGCAGTAATCATTATTGCCCTGCGCGCTATAGTGGATCTTCCTACATTGATGATAGCAATTTTGTCTATGCTGGCCCTGATTTATATCAAAAAGATAAAAGAGCCTCAGCTAATTCTGCTGGCTGCAATTATTGGTATACTGATCAAGGGTTTCTAA